From Lawsonia intracellularis PHE/MN1-00, the proteins below share one genomic window:
- a CDS encoding MlaE family ABC transporter permease, which yields MLQNTTHLPGKDDLPPSANITLFRQTLEISFSGNWQLNQPIPDATRFASQLNYPVVKELYLKTNSLGIWDSSLIAFIKTLINKAQSQQITINDHELPAGIKNLIQLAFQTPPNKEAHKKTTQISFLEYIGDITLSLPSTIQKILTFLGEMTLSTKRLITGHSDCSSTNIWRCMQQAGVEALPIVSLISLLVGLILAFVGVIQLRMFGAEIYVSSLVAIGMTRIMGAVMTGVILSGRTGASYAATIGTMNVNEEIDALMTFGIRPSDFLVMPRLIALTTMTPLLVVYSDFMGMLGGFIVGVGVLGIEPLEYINFTQKGFALKNLWVGIIHGIAFGIIIAITGCYQGLNSGKNASAVGLATTSAVVYSIVGIVIATACLTIIFNIFNI from the coding sequence ATGTTGCAAAATACAACACATTTACCAGGTAAAGATGACCTACCCCCCTCTGCTAATATAACATTATTTAGGCAGACATTAGAAATCAGCTTTAGTGGTAACTGGCAACTTAACCAACCTATTCCTGATGCAACAAGATTTGCTTCTCAACTTAACTATCCTGTAGTTAAAGAACTATATCTCAAAACTAATAGTCTTGGCATATGGGACAGTAGTCTTATTGCATTTATAAAAACACTTATTAATAAAGCTCAATCACAACAGATAACTATTAATGATCATGAACTTCCTGCAGGAATAAAAAATCTTATACAGCTTGCCTTTCAAACACCTCCTAATAAAGAAGCACATAAAAAAACTACTCAAATCTCATTCCTTGAATATATTGGAGATATCACCCTATCTCTACCTAGTACCATTCAAAAAATTTTAACCTTCCTTGGAGAAATGACCCTTTCTACCAAAAGACTTATTACAGGCCATTCTGACTGCAGTTCAACAAATATTTGGCGTTGTATGCAACAAGCAGGAGTTGAAGCATTACCTATTGTTTCACTTATTAGTCTTCTTGTTGGACTTATCCTTGCATTTGTTGGAGTCATACAATTACGAATGTTTGGTGCAGAAATTTATGTATCTAGCTTAGTGGCAATAGGAATGACACGTATTATGGGTGCTGTTATGACAGGTGTTATCCTCTCTGGAAGGACTGGCGCGTCATATGCAGCTACTATTGGAACAATGAATGTGAATGAAGAAATTGATGCACTCATGACGTTTGGTATCCGCCCCTCAGATTTTCTAGTTATGCCTCGACTTATTGCTCTAACAACTATGACACCTTTGCTTGTTGTTTATTCAGATTTTATGGGAATGCTTGGAGGTTTTATTGTTGGAGTAGGAGTACTTGGTATTGAGCCATTAGAATATATAAACTTTACCCAAAAAGGCTTTGCATTAAAAAATCTTTGGGTTGGTATTATACATGGTATAGCATTTGGAATCATTATTGCTATAACAGGTTGCTATCAAGGATTAAATAGTGGGAAAAATGCATCTGCAGTTGGTTTAGCAACAACTTCAGCAGTAGTATATTCAATTGTAGGTA
- a CDS encoding nucleotide exchange factor GrpE: MTDHTPLQPKHEITDQADQDTSAEMLVEEEDKKEIGPNYITEEEAQEIRLRALAEMENFKKRLQKDHDEQIRYAIDNLLTDMLPVLDSLDLAIQYGSNDDACKDILMGVSMTRKLFLDTLKQYGVTVLGEINEPFNPELHEAIAHEEREDIPEGHVSTLHQRGYQLYERLLRPAKVSVSSNKNNSNTNK, translated from the coding sequence ATGACTGACCATACCCCTCTTCAACCAAAACATGAAATAACAGATCAAGCTGATCAAGATACATCGGCTGAAATGCTTGTTGAAGAAGAAGATAAAAAAGAAATTGGACCTAATTATATTACTGAAGAGGAAGCTCAGGAAATACGTCTTCGTGCGCTTGCTGAAATGGAAAATTTCAAAAAACGTCTTCAAAAAGATCATGATGAACAAATACGTTATGCTATAGATAATCTTCTTACAGACATGTTACCTGTCCTAGATAGTCTTGACCTTGCTATACAATATGGAAGTAATGACGATGCATGTAAAGATATCTTAATGGGTGTTTCTATGACTCGAAAACTATTCCTTGATACACTCAAACAATATGGCGTAACAGTATTGGGTGAAATAAATGAGCCATTTAATCCAGAACTTCATGAGGCTATTGCACATGAGGAGCGTGAAGATATCCCTGAAGGACATGTAAGTACTCTTCACCAAAGAGGATACCAATTATATGAACGTTTACTTAGACCTGCAAAAGTTTCTGTAAGTTCAAACAAAAATAACAGTAATACAAATAAATAA
- a CDS encoding DUF4851 domain-containing protein yields MMNSRIIQWVVLSVCMTQLLACGSLFRGFTGETLVSDAQPSLSVTVKMPMLTAGQITPYLYTDYGYQFPVTFIAVYGVNENSPMAISTLSFTPNNWQWDPLSFNMVDSPVTSYESFDGHNFEGSTHIINGAKDPFTILVAPQERLASIYWLVQRYAYRAFFNKAKIILEYREPLPSNLSETTKLSVTNPEIQAFQQRAITAFIVSFNYKGVEKPTAPYLKGINSRMVGNYLGSMSFIEPRMIEH; encoded by the coding sequence ATGATGAACTCAAGGATCATTCAATGGGTAGTATTGTCAGTTTGTATGACACAATTATTGGCATGTGGTTCTCTTTTTAGAGGCTTTACTGGTGAAACGTTGGTATCAGATGCTCAACCTTCTTTATCTGTAACTGTAAAAATGCCTATGTTGACTGCAGGGCAAATTACACCATATTTATATACAGATTATGGTTATCAGTTTCCTGTGACATTTATCGCTGTTTATGGTGTAAATGAAAACAGCCCTATGGCTATTTCTACATTAAGCTTTACTCCCAATAACTGGCAATGGGATCCCCTATCCTTTAATATGGTAGATAGTCCAGTAACTTCTTATGAATCCTTTGATGGACATAATTTTGAAGGCTCTACACATATTATTAATGGAGCAAAGGATCCATTTACTATTCTTGTTGCCCCACAGGAACGTTTAGCTTCAATTTATTGGCTTGTACAGCGTTATGCTTATAGAGCTTTTTTTAATAAAGCAAAAATTATTCTTGAATATAGAGAACCATTACCAAGCAATTTGTCAGAAACTACAAAGCTTTCTGTAACAAATCCTGAGATACAAGCATTTCAACAGCGTGCTATTACCGCATTTATTGTATCTTTTAACTATAAAGGAGTAGAAAAACCTACGGCACCTTACTTGAAGGGTATTAATTCAAGAATGGTTGGTAACTATCTTGGAAGCATGAGTTTTATTGAACCAAGAATGATTGAACACTAG
- a CDS encoding Trm112 family protein yields MNLNPELLTILACPECHGSVTPISDEQGLLCSTCKVVYPVHENIPVMLVDESITEDSWRKQYPQSD; encoded by the coding sequence TTGAATTTAAACCCTGAATTACTAACTATTCTTGCTTGTCCAGAGTGTCATGGTTCAGTTACACCTATAAGTGATGAACAAGGCCTTCTTTGTTCTACATGTAAAGTTGTATATCCTGTTCATGAAAACATTCCTGTTATGCTTGTAGATGAGTCAATTACTGAAGATAGTTGGAGAAAGCAATATCCTCAATCTGATTAA
- a CDS encoding PHP domain-containing protein, whose product MQPYFVDLHTHTIASDGTDTPRELVIKAAKLKLAAIAITDHDTIAGLEEAEQAGRENQIEVIRGCELGVTSKYGEIHLLGLWLPYDNISLKEMFKTLLKDRHDRAKLIISKLNKLGYNISYEEIIANIPGEAIGRLHIAQHLTQKGYFVDTKEAFKSCLGHNGLAYIPKTTISLKEGVRVLVDAGAMVSFAHPMLLRCPKDWLEDTIVMLKDYGLSAIEAYHSEHSQKDERYCVDLASRYQLGITGGSDYHGSGKSNVKLGRGRGGVRMTLAMLDVLKERHFRINQTI is encoded by the coding sequence ATGCAACCTTACTTTGTTGATTTACATACACATACAATAGCTTCTGATGGAACAGATACACCTAGAGAGTTAGTCATAAAAGCTGCAAAGTTAAAGCTTGCTGCAATAGCTATTACAGATCATGATACTATTGCAGGTTTAGAAGAAGCTGAACAAGCAGGGAGAGAAAATCAAATTGAAGTTATTCGTGGATGTGAGCTAGGTGTTACAAGTAAATATGGAGAGATTCATTTACTTGGATTATGGTTACCTTATGATAATATCAGTCTTAAAGAAATGTTTAAAACATTACTTAAAGATCGACATGACCGGGCTAAATTAATCATAAGTAAACTTAATAAACTAGGCTATAATATAAGTTATGAAGAAATTATAGCAAATATTCCTGGTGAAGCTATAGGACGTCTACACATTGCACAACATTTAACCCAAAAAGGTTATTTTGTTGATACGAAAGAAGCATTTAAGTCCTGTCTTGGACATAATGGTTTAGCTTATATTCCAAAGACAACAATATCTTTAAAAGAAGGGGTTCGTGTATTAGTAGATGCTGGAGCAATGGTAAGTTTTGCTCATCCTATGCTACTAAGATGTCCAAAGGATTGGCTTGAAGATACTATTGTTATGCTTAAAGACTATGGTCTTTCTGCTATTGAAGCTTATCATAGTGAGCATTCACAAAAAGATGAGCGATACTGTGTTGACTTAGCAAGCCGATATCAGCTTGGAATCACAGGTGGCTCAGATTATCATGGATCAGGTAAATCTAATGTAAAGTTAGGTAGAGGCCGTGGAGGAGTTCGCATGACATTGGCTATGTTAGACGTTTTAAAAGAAAGACATTTTAGAATTAATCAAACTATATAA